Proteins encoded by one window of Sulfurospirillum barnesii SES-3:
- a CDS encoding GGDEF domain-containing protein: protein MQKRLSWVIVGTIFISFMLLLVIYILSMRSFWIKGAEEKAAVIAELVQDGLSAHMLSGTMDQREFFLNKIASAKGIDSLWIVRSPSVIEQFGKGFNNETPRDEIDHEVLKTSTSYKKVIESSQSAKLRVSAPYVAKEHATPNCMACHNAKEGEVLGLVSMVFDIAEIRTDGIITSLVVLGFSLIIMLFVFMSINHSMKPLMALFDSINYVMNKAQMGDYTRRVRVEGKNKDCENVALWINSLLAKLESSLMDIETTIRKFLFVAPSHQHDPLLEAQTIVHELSDIYQFKRTIEFDESKEDVYNRMGTILMDTFELKDFALIESGKHAISPRIVFDAMQTQKSPHATCRALRTKQSVYSDQFKHICETCAHVAPHYVCIPYVISDEFELLLSATASSKEELERIKEKLPLIQNYIDGARPELVSKDLMQILKISSTTDALTGLYNRKYLDEYIEKALAQAKRNGIVYGVLMIDIDYFKMVNDTYGHDVGDKAIKALSKILQESIREADTAFRFGGEEFLVLLYQCEKSMIESIAHKIRIKFEKTPIQANNGNSFYKTLSVGVSIFPNHSDSIWKCIKFADIALYNAKEQGRNCVKIFDETMLEGKEMKSDY from the coding sequence ATGCAAAAAAGGCTTTCATGGGTTATTGTTGGAACGATTTTTATCTCATTTATGCTTTTATTGGTTATTTACATTCTCTCCATGCGTAGCTTTTGGATTAAGGGTGCTGAAGAAAAGGCTGCTGTCATTGCAGAGTTGGTTCAAGATGGTCTTAGTGCGCATATGCTTAGTGGAACGATGGATCAGCGGGAGTTTTTTTTAAACAAAATTGCTTCAGCAAAAGGAATTGACTCCTTATGGATTGTGCGAAGCCCCTCTGTCATTGAACAGTTTGGTAAAGGCTTTAATAATGAAACCCCTCGTGATGAAATTGATCATGAGGTGTTAAAAACAAGTACTTCTTACAAAAAAGTGATCGAGTCTTCCCAAAGCGCAAAGCTAAGAGTCAGTGCGCCTTATGTCGCCAAAGAGCATGCTACGCCAAACTGTATGGCATGTCACAATGCCAAAGAGGGTGAAGTCTTAGGGCTTGTGAGTATGGTGTTTGATATTGCTGAGATACGCACTGATGGTATTATTACTTCTTTGGTGGTGTTAGGATTTTCCCTCATCATTATGCTCTTTGTGTTTATGAGTATTAACCACTCTATGAAACCATTAATGGCGCTCTTTGATTCTATCAATTACGTTATGAATAAAGCACAAATGGGAGACTATACCCGAAGGGTTCGGGTGGAGGGGAAGAACAAAGATTGTGAAAATGTAGCGCTTTGGATCAACTCTTTATTGGCAAAACTTGAATCTTCTTTGATGGATATTGAAACAACGATTAGAAAATTTTTGTTTGTTGCCCCTTCGCATCAACACGACCCGCTTCTTGAGGCACAAACGATTGTGCATGAACTCTCGGATATTTATCAATTTAAACGCACCATCGAATTTGATGAATCCAAAGAAGATGTTTACAATCGCATGGGAACCATTTTAATGGATACCTTTGAGCTCAAAGATTTTGCACTGATTGAATCAGGCAAACACGCGATTAGCCCACGCATTGTTTTTGATGCCATGCAAACCCAAAAAAGCCCCCATGCCACATGCAGAGCTTTGCGTACCAAACAATCAGTCTATTCGGATCAGTTTAAACACATTTGCGAAACCTGTGCACACGTTGCCCCTCATTATGTCTGCATTCCTTATGTAATCAGTGATGAATTTGAACTGCTCTTAAGTGCTACGGCTTCTTCAAAAGAAGAGCTAGAGCGTATTAAAGAAAAACTGCCTTTAATTCAAAACTACATTGATGGGGCACGCCCTGAGTTGGTAAGTAAAGATTTGATGCAAATTTTAAAAATTTCCTCAACTACCGATGCACTTACAGGTCTTTATAACCGTAAATATTTGGACGAATACATCGAAAAAGCGCTTGCTCAAGCCAAACGCAATGGGATTGTTTATGGGGTTTTAATGATTGATATTGACTACTTTAAAATGGTCAATGACACCTACGGACATGATGTTGGCGATAAAGCCATTAAAGCACTCTCTAAAATTTTACAAGAGAGCATTCGAGAAGCGGACACGGCATTTCGTTTTGGAGGAGAAGAGTTTTTGGTTCTTTTGTATCAATGTGAAAAGAGTATGATTGAAAGTATTGCGCATAAGATACGCATAAAATTTGAGAAAACTCCCATTCAAGCCAACAATGGCAATAGTTTTTATAAAACGCTCAGCGTAGGTGTATCTATTTTCCCAAACCATTCAGACTCTATCTGGAAATGCATTAAATTTGCAGATATTGCGCTTTACAACGCCAAAGAGCAAGGGCGTAATTGTGTAAAGATTTTTGATGAAACAATGCTTGAGGGCAAAGAGATGAAAAGCGACTACTAA
- a CDS encoding radical SAM/SPASM domain-containing protein has protein sequence MKFYRVYIELTNICGLKCSFCPPKTLPTHTMSLAFFEHILTELKPYTKEIAYHIVGDPLTLSHLKKYLDKSYDYGFKVMLTTSGYYLNNHSLETLLHPAIKQINISLNSFNKNTMPLSFDAYMDAVVNLCDAKIARNKELFINLRLWNIDEAHSEEAFNTQLFAYLETHFKCTLHVNTLYEKNMRSIRLAEKIRLHFDDYFEWPSLSSDHASQGRCLGLSSHFGILANGSVVPCCLDKDACISLGNLQEHSLHSILNAPRTRAIIEGFKEDKAVEILCQKCTYKNRFKEQ, from the coding sequence ATGAAATTTTACCGTGTGTATATTGAACTCACTAATATCTGTGGGCTAAAATGCAGCTTTTGCCCACCGAAAACTTTACCAACGCACACCATGTCGCTTGCATTTTTTGAACATATTTTAACCGAGCTAAAACCTTATACCAAAGAGATTGCTTATCATATTGTGGGCGACCCACTGACGTTATCGCATCTGAAAAAGTATTTGGATAAAAGCTATGATTATGGATTTAAAGTGATGCTGACAACCAGTGGCTACTATTTAAACAACCACTCTTTAGAAACCTTATTGCATCCTGCAATTAAACAAATAAATATTTCACTCAATAGCTTTAATAAAAATACAATGCCACTCTCCTTTGATGCCTATATGGACGCAGTTGTAAACCTCTGTGATGCTAAAATAGCAAGGAATAAAGAACTTTTTATTAACCTTCGTTTATGGAATATAGACGAAGCACACAGTGAAGAAGCGTTTAATACACAGCTTTTTGCTTACCTTGAAACGCACTTTAAATGTACGTTACATGTAAACACCCTGTATGAAAAAAATATGCGCTCCATCAGACTTGCAGAAAAAATACGCTTGCACTTTGATGACTACTTTGAATGGCCTAGTTTATCTTCAGACCACGCTTCTCAGGGACGTTGTTTAGGGCTTTCTTCACACTTTGGAATTCTTGCCAATGGCAGTGTTGTACCGTGCTGTTTGGATAAAGATGCGTGTATCTCTTTGGGAAATTTACAGGAACATTCATTGCATTCTATTTTAAATGCTCCTCGAACACGAGCCATCATCGAAGGATTTAAAGAGGATAAAGCTGTTGAGATTTTGTGTCAAAAATGTACTTACAAAAACCGTTTTAAGGAGCAGTAG
- a CDS encoding HIT family protein, producing MANKLYENEIFYIEKEEATIPWVKIFPHKAYKELSDCDPITQQALLHAMLCVEEVMKTYYSPKKINIALFGNYVPHLHIHIMARFEDDSHFPESMWGVKQREGRLWLPPFEDFVTLLCKKLSKP from the coding sequence ATGGCAAATAAACTTTACGAAAATGAGATTTTTTATATTGAGAAAGAAGAGGCTACTATTCCATGGGTCAAAATTTTTCCACACAAAGCCTATAAAGAACTCAGTGACTGTGACCCTATAACACAACAAGCCCTTCTTCATGCGATGCTCTGCGTTGAAGAGGTTATGAAAACATATTATAGTCCTAAAAAAATCAATATCGCTCTGTTTGGAAATTACGTACCTCATCTTCATATTCACATTATGGCTCGCTTTGAAGATGACTCACATTTTCCAGAATCGATGTGGGGAGTCAAACAACGAGAAGGAAGACTGTGGCTTCCTCCCTTTGAAGATTTCGTGACACTTTTATGTAAAAAACTTTCGAAGCCTTAG
- a CDS encoding M99 family carboxypeptidase catalytic domain-containing protein, whose translation MKKCYLALSFLLSTYAFGANLHYSLIQKESGQKEESTLLVIGGIHGDEPGGYFAPMLLAKYYTIVRGNLWIVPNVNFDSIVQNKRGIYGDMNRKFATIDAKDKDFEIVTDIKKLILDPRVDLTLNLHDGHGFYRTKTIDKNFNPKAWGQATIIDQQTIPNAKYGNLAHIAQKVNQETNIDLIEDVHEFNVKNTNTKDKDKAMQQSLTYFSIKNNKPAFAIETSKNITELSHKVFYQLKTIEKFMHEMNIEFSRSFELSEANIQTLLADVGSLEIPPTKIMLELSNLKPYIRFFPINKETFHYKSDNPLVAVLKEKDEYKIMNGNKLISTLKADMMEFDDSLDEINLLLDGEKARAKIGSLIYTHKSFEIAPIQGYRINVIGYSKEGVISEDGIEIEPSALMKSYAIDKQERTYMVHFYKDKKFCGMINIQFKP comes from the coding sequence ATGAAAAAATGCTATCTCGCCTTGTCTTTCCTGCTTTCAACCTATGCCTTTGGTGCCAATTTACACTACTCTTTAATTCAAAAAGAGAGTGGTCAAAAAGAGGAAAGCACCTTGTTGGTTATTGGAGGAATTCATGGGGACGAGCCAGGTGGCTATTTTGCACCCATGCTCTTAGCCAAATATTACACCATTGTACGGGGTAACTTGTGGATTGTCCCTAACGTAAATTTTGACAGTATTGTTCAAAACAAACGAGGTATTTATGGTGATATGAACCGAAAATTTGCCACGATTGATGCTAAGGACAAAGATTTTGAAATCGTCACGGATATTAAAAAACTTATTCTTGACCCACGTGTTGATTTAACCCTTAACCTTCATGATGGGCATGGCTTTTACAGAACCAAAACCATTGATAAAAATTTCAATCCTAAAGCATGGGGTCAAGCCACGATTATTGATCAGCAAACCATTCCCAATGCAAAATATGGTAATTTAGCTCACATTGCTCAAAAGGTCAATCAAGAAACCAATATTGATTTAATTGAAGATGTGCATGAATTTAACGTCAAAAATACTAATACCAAAGACAAAGATAAGGCGATGCAACAAAGCCTTACCTATTTTTCAATTAAAAACAACAAACCTGCTTTTGCGATTGAAACCAGTAAGAACATTACTGAACTTTCACACAAAGTGTTTTACCAGCTCAAAACTATTGAAAAATTTATGCATGAAATGAATATTGAATTTTCACGCTCTTTTGAACTCAGCGAAGCAAATATTCAAACCCTTTTAGCAGATGTTGGAAGCTTAGAAATTCCTCCTACAAAAATTATGCTTGAGCTCTCAAACCTTAAACCATACATACGTTTTTTTCCCATAAATAAAGAAACGTTTCACTACAAAAGTGATAATCCCCTTGTAGCCGTTCTAAAAGAAAAAGATGAGTATAAAATTATGAATGGCAACAAGCTTATTTCTACGCTTAAAGCCGACATGATGGAGTTTGATGACTCTTTAGATGAAATCAACCTGCTCCTTGATGGGGAAAAAGCACGTGCCAAAATTGGCTCTCTTATTTATACCCATAAAAGTTTTGAAATAGCACCCATTCAAGGCTATCGAATCAATGTTATTGGGTATTCTAAAGAGGGGGTTATCAGTGAAGATGGCATTGAAATAGAACCAAGTGCATTGATGAAATCCTATGCCATTGATAAACAAGAGCGTACCTATATGGTTCATTTTTATAAAGATAAAAAATTTTGCGGTATGATAAACATTCAATTTAAACCATAA
- a CDS encoding EAL and HDOD domain-containing protein, whose amino-acid sequence MQTYIGRQPIFNKEGECLAYELLYRSCEVNNSAKFTDNAKATARVIVNLIHTIGFPSIIGTKKGYINLDESMLFSDALLLLPKEQFGFEILEYTAITQPLIERIAELHAKGYTFSLDDFDCSEAMLEAYTPIFPYIDTIKVDIQAVGLHNLHSSLEKLAPYKIALLAEKIETQEEFTACLNYDFHLFQGYFFEKPIILSGQKIEPNTISAINLINCMQENDDIAFISNKFSTCPDLVYNLLRHVNSGAYHFKQKITSITQMITLLGSHKILSWLGLFLYGAAHERPFSEELFNNAKFRAKVMEELMLTCKKPELANKAFLTGSLSLIDAYLNISMLEFLNYTQLDDEIKTALLFHEGFLGELLNIATHMNHNITSKASFKIGNQEPCFTMEQLYEACHKALLFVEETAHA is encoded by the coding sequence ATGCAAACCTATATTGGAAGACAGCCTATTTTTAACAAAGAGGGCGAATGCCTTGCGTATGAACTTTTATACCGTTCGTGTGAAGTCAATAACAGCGCAAAATTTACAGACAATGCCAAAGCCACAGCACGCGTTATTGTCAATCTTATTCATACAATAGGCTTTCCTTCCATTATTGGTACAAAAAAAGGTTACATTAATCTTGATGAATCCATGCTCTTTAGTGATGCCCTGCTTTTATTACCTAAAGAGCAGTTTGGCTTTGAAATTTTAGAATACACTGCTATAACACAACCGCTCATTGAACGTATAGCAGAACTTCATGCCAAAGGATACACCTTTTCATTGGATGATTTTGATTGCAGCGAAGCAATGCTTGAAGCCTATACACCTATTTTCCCTTATATTGATACTATTAAAGTGGATATTCAAGCTGTTGGTCTTCACAATCTACACAGTTCTCTTGAAAAATTAGCCCCGTATAAAATTGCCTTACTGGCTGAAAAAATTGAAACGCAAGAAGAGTTTACAGCATGTTTAAATTATGATTTTCACTTGTTTCAAGGCTACTTTTTCGAAAAACCTATTATTTTAAGTGGTCAAAAGATAGAACCTAATACCATTAGCGCTATTAACCTGATTAATTGCATGCAAGAAAATGATGATATTGCTTTTATTTCAAATAAATTTTCAACCTGCCCTGATCTTGTTTATAACCTTTTACGCCATGTCAATTCAGGGGCATACCATTTCAAGCAAAAAATTACGTCAATTACACAAATGATCACCCTTCTAGGCTCACATAAAATTCTTTCATGGCTAGGACTTTTTCTTTATGGAGCAGCACATGAACGCCCTTTTAGCGAAGAACTCTTTAATAATGCCAAATTTCGTGCCAAAGTAATGGAAGAATTGATGCTGACATGTAAAAAGCCAGAACTTGCCAATAAGGCGTTTCTAACAGGCAGTCTCTCTTTAATTGATGCATATTTGAATATTTCAATGCTAGAATTTTTAAACTACACCCAATTAGATGATGAGATTAAAACCGCACTTCTTTTTCATGAAGGATTTTTGGGTGAGCTTTTAAATATTGCAACGCATATGAACCACAATATAACCAGTAAAGCATCCTTTAAGATAGGAAATCAAGAACCTTGCTTTACCATGGAACAACTCTACGAAGCGTGCCACAAAGCCCTTCTGTTTGTCGAAGAAACCGCACACGCATAA
- a CDS encoding AEC family transporter gives MTYVLNSLLPICLIVAIGYTFRHMKFPSTDFWPLADRFTYYVLMPALLVYKLSVAKLELAYTAPLVLTTLLSIVAVLVLLLFLNTLLHFEAKAFTSIVQGGIRFNSYVLLAFVDTAYGDEGLVLSAIVMAFAIPFINVLCIGVFAFYTRNGRFSLLAFLKTIIKNPLIGACALGVMINLSGWELPLFTLKTLSLLSNAALPIGLLSVGVGLELRYLKVAKKELVVSSVAKLLLFPLLAYGIGLLCGLSGIHLSIAILFGSMPTAISSYILARELGGDVSLMASIITLQTLACMGTLLFIAPFL, from the coding sequence ATGACATACGTATTGAATTCATTATTACCTATTTGTTTGATTGTTGCTATTGGGTACACCTTTAGACATATGAAATTTCCCTCCACCGATTTTTGGCCTCTTGCCGACCGCTTTACGTATTATGTCCTGATGCCTGCTCTTTTAGTGTATAAACTCTCTGTTGCCAAATTGGAATTAGCTTACACCGCTCCTCTTGTTTTAACCACGTTATTAAGCATTGTTGCGGTTTTAGTGCTACTGCTTTTTTTAAATACTCTTTTGCATTTTGAGGCTAAAGCATTTACTTCCATTGTGCAAGGAGGTATTCGTTTTAATTCCTATGTTTTATTAGCATTTGTGGATACGGCATATGGAGATGAGGGTTTGGTTTTAAGTGCAATTGTGATGGCATTTGCAATTCCTTTTATCAATGTTTTGTGTATTGGCGTATTTGCTTTTTATACCCGTAATGGGCGCTTCTCTTTACTCGCCTTTTTAAAAACGATCATTAAAAATCCCTTGATTGGTGCCTGTGCTCTGGGTGTGATGATTAATTTAAGCGGATGGGAATTGCCTCTTTTTACCCTTAAAACACTCTCTCTTTTAAGCAATGCTGCTCTTCCCATTGGTCTTTTATCGGTGGGTGTTGGTTTGGAACTTCGGTATCTTAAAGTGGCAAAAAAAGAGTTAGTGGTGTCAAGTGTTGCAAAATTATTGCTGTTTCCCTTATTGGCATATGGTATTGGTCTTTTGTGCGGATTGAGTGGGATACATCTTAGCATTGCTATTTTATTTGGCTCTATGCCAACGGCTATTTCATCGTATATTTTAGCAAGGGAGCTAGGTGGCGATGTTTCACTTATGGCTTCTATTATTACTTTACAAACCCTAGCATGTATGGGAACGCTCCTGTTTATTGCTCCTTTTTTATAG
- a CDS encoding translation initiation factor: MKLLERRMAVKNTPFSLGSTLDNDSAWQFEEVKTSSRPVVLKEPAKHLLVLKMEKRQGKPVSIVGPFFLAKEALTQLCSLVKKKLGSGGTCKEEWLEFQGECREKLKSILQNEGFRFKA; the protein is encoded by the coding sequence ATGAAGCTTTTAGAGAGACGTATGGCCGTTAAAAACACCCCTTTTAGCCTAGGGAGCACTTTAGACAACGATAGCGCTTGGCAGTTTGAAGAGGTGAAAACCTCTTCAAGACCCGTAGTACTCAAAGAGCCTGCAAAGCATTTGTTAGTGCTTAAAATGGAAAAACGTCAAGGTAAACCTGTCTCTATTGTCGGACCTTTTTTTCTAGCAAAAGAGGCTTTGACGCAACTGTGTTCTTTGGTCAAAAAGAAATTAGGCAGTGGTGGTACATGTAAAGAAGAGTGGTTGGAATTTCAAGGCGAATGTCGTGAAAAACTCAAATCCATTTTACAAAATGAGGGATTTCGTTTTAAGGCTTAA
- a CDS encoding ABC-F family ATP-binding cassette domain-containing protein, translating into MVEVNNLTMRFSHQLLFENINLKLDKGKRYGLIGANGAGKTTFLKILSRQIEATSGNISIENGLRVGVLGQNQYAFEDYTLKDAVMYGNKRLYDAIKEKEHLYATGDFDDDKVNDRLAELEIICAEEDPTYEVDVNIEKILASLGFPVSMHESLMSELTGGDKFKILLAQVLYPKPDVLFLDEPTNNLDLEAISWLEEQLIRHEGTMVVISHDRHFLNAVVTNILDVDFKKIREFTGNYDEWYLAANLIAKQQEMDRDKKLKEKEELEAFVRRFSANASKAKQATSRQKRLEKLDIADIQTSSRRDPSIVFRAGRDIGNEVLEVEGIEKSYGDQKVLHSISFKVEKGDKIALIGHNGVGKTTLCNIIMEQLEKDAGTIKWGATIIPSYFPQNTTDMITGDLQLFEWLQQYDAKKDLDEIRKCLGRMLFSGEEQKKSVSQLSGGEKHRIGLSKMMLEKGNFLVLDEPNNHLDLEAIIALGEGLFKFSGNVICVTHDRELIDAFANRIIELHPDGTMTDFKGDYEAFRETYGR; encoded by the coding sequence ATGGTAGAAGTTAACAACCTTACGATGCGTTTTTCGCATCAATTATTGTTTGAAAATATCAATTTAAAATTGGATAAAGGGAAGCGTTATGGTTTAATTGGTGCCAATGGCGCAGGTAAAACCACTTTTTTAAAAATTTTATCCCGTCAGATAGAGGCAACCAGCGGTAATATTTCGATTGAAAATGGTTTAAGAGTAGGGGTTTTGGGACAAAATCAGTATGCGTTTGAAGATTACACCTTAAAAGATGCCGTTATGTACGGTAATAAGCGTTTGTATGATGCGATTAAAGAGAAAGAGCATCTTTACGCTACGGGCGATTTTGATGATGATAAAGTCAATGACCGTTTGGCAGAACTTGAAATTATTTGTGCCGAAGAAGACCCAACGTATGAAGTGGATGTAAATATTGAAAAAATCCTTGCCTCTTTAGGTTTTCCCGTCTCCATGCATGAGAGTTTAATGAGTGAACTCACAGGTGGCGATAAGTTTAAAATTTTATTAGCACAAGTGCTTTACCCAAAACCCGATGTCCTCTTTTTGGATGAGCCTACGAACAACCTTGATTTGGAAGCCATTTCATGGTTAGAAGAGCAACTCATTCGCCATGAGGGAACCATGGTGGTTATCTCTCACGATAGACACTTTTTAAATGCGGTTGTTACCAACATCCTTGATGTGGATTTTAAAAAGATTCGTGAATTTACAGGTAACTACGATGAGTGGTATTTGGCGGCGAATTTAATCGCCAAACAACAAGAGATGGACAGAGACAAGAAGCTCAAAGAGAAAGAGGAGCTTGAAGCCTTTGTTCGCCGCTTTTCAGCCAATGCGTCTAAAGCAAAACAAGCAACGTCTCGTCAAAAACGTCTTGAAAAATTGGATATTGCTGATATTCAAACTTCTTCCAGACGAGATCCGAGTATTGTGTTTCGTGCGGGGCGTGATATTGGCAATGAAGTCTTAGAAGTCGAGGGGATTGAGAAGAGTTATGGGGATCAAAAGGTACTTCATAGCATTAGTTTTAAAGTTGAAAAAGGCGATAAAATTGCACTCATTGGTCATAATGGTGTGGGTAAAACAACACTGTGTAATATTATTATGGAACAATTGGAAAAAGATGCAGGTACCATAAAATGGGGTGCAACGATTATTCCGAGTTATTTTCCTCAAAACACCACCGATATGATTACGGGTGATTTACAACTTTTTGAATGGTTACAGCAGTATGATGCAAAAAAAGATTTAGATGAAATTCGAAAGTGTTTAGGGCGTATGCTTTTTTCTGGTGAAGAGCAGAAAAAAAGTGTGAGTCAGCTCAGCGGTGGTGAAAAACACCGTATTGGACTTTCAAAAATGATGCTAGAAAAAGGCAATTTTCTTGTTCTTGATGAGCCAAATAACCACCTTGATTTGGAAGCGATTATTGCTTTGGGTGAGGGATTATTTAAATTTTCAGGTAATGTTATTTGTGTGACACACGATAGAGAGCTGATTGATGCATTTGCTAATCGCATTATCGAGTTACATCCTGATGGCACAATGACAGATTTTAAAGGCGATTATGAAGCTTTTAGAGAGACGTATGGCCGTTAA
- a CDS encoding bifunctional diguanylate cyclase/phosphodiesterase: MAIIKKNIWFIFYVLSLIATLLFATVCYATWNNAYLKHQTAQENIVELMANATHSLFNTYERLTDILGIGLLENNLHNIQNHVQPLIDNPEMIALGITTPKGKFIYATSDKDPTNIPNLLELPQTRDSFLQALASDGMVFGRVYFSPPLQKWGMPIRKTIRNEAGEAQFVITTVLKHTSTFDALLSALKHRHYLNLSVIRDHDLYYQYHSNGHQDYERVYNAPFSKETMEKLFTTVFDTHGITPKELKSNQLLVSTLYQQGEKGYYLASLKYNNTYHLWILSQTPLSLIVKEFVQKSSLYLLIFLGIGSIFFYLFRIIAKAEEERRKELFEQATHDQLTLLPNRYYLKQCVQQWIHKDGPAFSMIYVDMDHFKTVNDSFGHHYGDYVLIQIAKRLNAIMPPHSLIVRYGGDEFVLLVLITKHEELMHFASKLIETLSEPYVITQLHFNLGASVGIACYPEHGHTIDMLLRASDIAMYESKKIKNSAHIFASEMQEGFLKNITIEQELRKAISNHELFMVYQPQITAEGFYYGAEALIRWNSPLLGNVPPDHFIPLAEASGLMLKIGRLIVEMVCNDVNELHQKLQHPFHVSINISVRQFMDPHFLEHMLHVFKKTQTQYLNITLEVTENLFIEDLHYILPLLHQIRDMGIEISMDDFGTGYSSLSMLRQLPINELKIDKSFVDTIAHDVASAKMIQNIITIGKNLNMHLLAEGVETKEQKDILTTFGCDRFQGYYFSKPLPKEELFHFFSKHPFTCKE, translated from the coding sequence ATGGCAATTATTAAGAAAAATATTTGGTTTATCTTTTATGTTTTATCTTTGATTGCTACTCTCTTATTTGCTACAGTATGTTATGCGACATGGAATAATGCTTACCTCAAACATCAAACTGCACAAGAAAATATCGTGGAACTTATGGCAAATGCAACGCATTCGCTCTTCAACACGTACGAACGCCTTACCGATATTTTGGGTATTGGGCTTTTAGAAAACAATTTACACAACATTCAAAATCATGTTCAACCACTTATTGATAATCCTGAAATGATTGCCCTTGGTATTACCACCCCAAAAGGCAAATTTATTTATGCTACTTCAGATAAAGACCCAACAAATATTCCCAATCTTCTTGAACTTCCACAAACCCGTGACTCTTTTTTACAAGCTCTGGCTTCTGATGGAATGGTTTTTGGACGTGTCTATTTTTCACCTCCTTTACAAAAATGGGGGATGCCTATTCGAAAAACGATTCGCAATGAAGCAGGTGAAGCACAGTTTGTTATTACCACCGTTCTCAAACATACCAGTACTTTTGATGCACTTTTAAGTGCCTTAAAGCATCGTCACTATCTCAACCTCTCTGTGATTCGAGACCATGACCTTTATTACCAATACCATTCAAATGGTCATCAAGATTACGAACGTGTTTATAATGCTCCCTTTTCTAAAGAAACCATGGAAAAACTCTTTACAACTGTTTTTGATACCCATGGCATCACACCTAAGGAACTAAAAAGCAATCAACTGCTTGTTTCTACGTTATATCAACAAGGTGAAAAAGGCTATTACCTCGCTTCTTTAAAATATAACAATACCTATCACCTTTGGATACTTTCGCAAACACCCCTGAGTCTTATAGTCAAAGAGTTTGTCCAAAAATCTTCTCTTTACTTACTTATTTTTTTAGGGATAGGAAGTATTTTCTTCTACCTTTTTCGTATCATCGCTAAAGCAGAAGAGGAGCGCAGAAAAGAGCTTTTTGAACAAGCCACTCACGATCAGCTCACCCTACTGCCTAATCGCTACTACCTTAAACAGTGTGTTCAACAATGGATTCATAAAGATGGCCCTGCTTTTAGCATGATTTATGTTGATATGGATCATTTTAAAACGGTGAATGATAGTTTTGGGCATCATTATGGTGATTATGTTCTGATACAAATTGCTAAACGTCTAAATGCCATTATGCCACCGCACTCTCTTATTGTTCGCTATGGCGGTGATGAGTTCGTTCTGCTTGTCTTGATTACCAAACATGAAGAACTTATGCATTTTGCCTCAAAACTTATTGAGACACTTTCTGAACCATACGTCATTACGCAACTGCATTTTAACCTTGGTGCAAGCGTGGGAATCGCTTGTTATCCTGAGCACGGTCATACGATTGACATGCTCCTTCGAGCTTCTGATATTGCAATGTATGAATCAAAAAAAATTAAGAACAGTGCGCACATTTTTGCCAGTGAAATGCAAGAGGGGTTTTTAAAAAACATTACCATTGAACAAGAATTACGAAAAGCAATTAGCAACCATGAACTTTTTATGGTTTATCAACCGCAAATTACCGCAGAGGGTTTTTATTATGGAGCTGAAGCTCTTATTCGATGGAATAGCCCGCTGCTAGGAAATGTTCCTCCCGATCATTTTATTCCTCTAGCAGAAGCTTCAGGTCTTATGCTAAAAATTGGTCGGCTTATCGTTGAAATGGTCTGCAACGATGTCAATGAATTGCATCAAAAACTCCAACACCCTTTTCATGTTTCGATTAATATCTCTGTACGCCAATTTATGGATCCTCATTTTTTAGAACATATGCTTCATGTTTTCAAGAAAACACAAACACAGTATCTCAATATCACCCTTGAGGTAACCGAGAATCTTTTTATTGAAGATTTGCACTATATTTTGCCTTTGTTGCATCAAATCCGAGATATGGGAATTGAGATTTCTATGGACGATTTTGGCACAGGCTACTCTTCGTTAAGTATGCTACGTCAATTACCGATTAATGAGCTTAAAATTGATAAAAGTTTTGTTGATACCATTGCCCATGATGTTGCCTCTGCAAAAATGATTCAAAACATCATCACGATTGGTAAAAATCTTAATATGCATCTCTTAGCAGAAGGGGTTGAGACAAAAGAACAAAAAGATATTCTTACGACCTTTGGCTGTGATCGCTTTCAAGGGTATTATTTTTCAAAGCCACTCCCAAAAGAGGAGCTTTTTCACTTTTTTTCAAAACACCCCTTTACATGTAAAGAATAA